A window of Calonectris borealis chromosome 3, bCalBor7.hap1.2, whole genome shotgun sequence contains these coding sequences:
- the XRN2 gene encoding 5'-3' exoribonuclease 2 isoform X3: MGVPAFFRWLSRKYPSIIVNCVEEKAKECNGVKAPIDTSKPNPNEVEFDNLYLDMNGIIHPCTHPEDKPAPKNEDEMMVAIFEYIDRIFNIVRPRRLLYMAIDGVAPRAKMNQQRSRRFRASKEGMEAAEEKQKIRQEILAKGGILPPEEVKERFDSNCITPGTEFMDNLAKCLRYYIADRLNSDPGWKNLTVILSDASAPGEGEHKIMDYIRRQRAQPNHDPNTHHCLCGADADLIMLGLATHEPNFTIIREEFKPNKPKPCGLCNQMGHEVKDCQGLPREKQGKHDQFADSLPVAEQEFIFIRLCVLREYLERELTMASLPFTFDFERSVDDWVFMCFFVGNDFLPHLPSLEIREGAIDRLVNIYKNVVHKTGGYLTESGFVNLQRVQMIMLAVGEVEDSIFKKRKDDDDNFKRRQKEKRKRMKRDQPSFIPGGQFSPQALGNRSSPQAISNPRQAAFEMRMHDRQNSTTSSSPNTSLTSDGSPSLAGGIKRKAEDSDSEPEPEDNIRLWETGWKQRYYKNKFDVDASDEKFRRKVVQSYVEGLCWVLRYYYQGCASWNWYYPFHYAPFASDFEGIADMPSDFEKGSKPFKPLEQLMGVFPAASGNFLPPTWRKLMTDPESSIIDFYPEDFAIDLNGKKYAWQGVALLPFVDERRLRAALEEVYPDLTPEESRRNSLGGDVLFVGKHHPLCDFIVEQYKTKNTEPVDIPPELCHGIQGKLTLNENAVLPDQTVESPVPMLRDLAQNSAVSISFKDPQFDEDFVFKAIVLPGAKKPAPVLKPGDWEKTNNDGRPWRPQLGFNRDRKPVHLDQSAFRTLGHMMPRERGMPGMYANAVPLGTYGSPYTRPLLSGQQQIPKLLSSRG, translated from the exons GCTAAAGAGTGCAATGGCGTCAAGGCTCCAATTGATACAAGCAAACCTAACCCTAATGAGGTGGAGTTTGATAACCTGTATTTGGATATGAATGGTATAATTCACCCTTGTACCCATCCAGAAGACAA GCCAGCAcccaaaaatgaagatgaaatgaTGGTTGCGATTTTTGAGTATATTGACAGGATTTTCAACATTGTAAGACCAAGGCGACTTCTTTACATGGCTATAGACGGAGTA GCTCCACGTGCGAAAATGAATCAACAGCGGTCAAGAAGATTCAGAGCATCAAAGGAGGGCATGGAAGCtgctgaagagaagcaaaaaataagacaagaaatTCTGGCAAAAG GTGGCATTCTTCCTCCAGAAGAAGTGAAAGAGAGATTTGACAGCAACTGTATTACCCCG GGAACTGAGTTTATGGACAATCTTGCTAAATGTCTCCGCTATTACATTGCTGACCGTTTGAACAGTGACCCAGGGTGGAAAAATTTGACA GTTATTTTGTCTGATGCTAGTGCTCCTGGTGAAGGTGAACATAAAATCATGGATTACATTAGAAGACAAAGAG CTCAACCAAACCATGACCCAAACACTCATCATTGTCTGTGTGGGGCTGATG CTGATCTGATTATGCTTGGGTTAGCCACACATGAACCAAACTTCACTATAATTAGGGAAGAGTTTAAACCAAATAAACCCAAGCCTTGTGGTCTTTGTAACCAGATGGGTCATGAGGTTAAGGATTGCCAAGGTTTGCCCAGAGAAAAACAAGGCAAG caCGATCAGTTTGCAGACAGTCTTCCTGTCGCTGAACAAGAATTTATCTTCATCCGGTTATGTGTTTTGCGAGAG TATTTGGAAAGAGAACTCACTATGGCCAGTTTGCCTTTCacttttgattttgaaagaaGTGTTGATGACTGGGTCTTTATGTGCTTCTTTGTGGGAAATGACTTTCTTCCTCATCTGCCATCTTTGGAGATCAG ggaGGGAGCAATTGATCGCTTGGTTAACATCTATAAAAATGTGGTGCACAAAACTGGG GGGTATCTCACAGAAAGTGGTTTTGTCAACTTACAGCGAGTCCAGATGATCATGTTAGCTGTTGGAGAAGTTGAAGATagtattttcaaaaagagaaaagatgacgat GATAACTTTAAAAGacggcaaaaagaaaaaagaaaaagaatgaag AGGGATCAGCCTTCTTTTATTCCTGGTGGACAGTTTTCCCCTCAAGCTCTGGGAAATCGATCTAGTCCTCAGGCAATCAGTAACCCTAGACAAGCCGCCTTTGAGATGAGAATGCATGACAGACAGAATTCT ACAACTTCATCATCGCCAAATACCAGCCTCACTTCTGATGGCAGCCCATCCCTGGCAGGAGGAATTAAGCGAAAAGCTGAAGATAGTGACAGTGAACCTGAGCCAGAGGATAATATCAG GTTATGGGAAACTGGCTGGAAACAGCGCTACTATAAAAACAAATTTGATGTTGATGCATCTGATGAGAAATTCCGTCGTAAAGTTGTACAGTCCTATGTGGAAGGGCTTTGCTGGGTTCTCAGATATTATTACCAG GGCTGTGCATCCTGGAACTGGTATTACCCTTTTCACTATGCTCcgtttgcttctgactttgaggGTATTGCAGACATGCCTTCAGATTTTGAGAAAGGCTCAAAACCG TTTAAGCCTCTTGAACAACTTATGGGAGTATTTCCAGCTGCAAGTGGAAATTTTCTGCCACCAACATGGAGGAAGCTCATGACAGATCCG GAATCAAGCATAATTGACTTCTACCCTGAAGATTTTGCTATTGatttaaatgggaagaaatacgCTTGGCAAG GTGTTGCATTATTGCCATTTGTTGATGAGCGACGCCTTAGAGCTGCCCTGGAAGAAGTCTACCCTGACCTGACTCCTGAAGAAA GCAGAAGAAATAGCCTGGGTGGTGATGTTCTCTTTGTTGGAAAGCACCATCCACTTTGTGACTTTATTGTAGAACAGTACAAGACCAAAAATACAGAG cCAGTGGATATACCCCCGGAGCTGTGCCATGGAATCCAGGGAAAGCTTACACTGAATGAAAATGCTGTTCTTCCAGATCA GACAGTGGAGTCTCCTGTTCCAATGCTGCGTGATCTTGCACAAAATTCTGCAGTCAG TATCTCTTTCAAAGATCCACAATTTGATGAAGACTTTGTTTTCAAGGCTATAGTGTTACCTGGTGCAAA gAAACCTGCTCCAGTTCTGAAGCCAGGAGactgggaaaaaaccaacaatgaTGGCAGGCCTTGGAGACCACAACTTGGTTTTAATCGAGACAGAAAACCAGTCCATTTGGACCAGTCAGCGTTTAGAACTTTAGG